In Laspinema palackyanum D2c, a genomic segment contains:
- the psbA gene encoding photosystem II q(b) protein produces the protein MTTTLQQRESANLWDRFCEWVASTENRLYIGWFGVLMIPTLLSATVCYIIAFIAAPPVDIDGIREPVAGSLLYGNNIISGAVVPSSNAIGLHFYPIWEAASLDEWLYNGGPYQLVIFHFLIGIFCYMGREWELSYRLGMRPWICVAYSAPVAAASAVFLIYPIGQGSFSDGMPLGISGTFNFMLVFQAEHNILMHPFHMLGVAGVFGGSLFSAMHGSLVTSSLVRETSETESQNYGYKFGQEEETYNIVAAHGYFGRLIFQYASFNNSRSLHFFLAAWPVVGIWFTALGVSTMAFNLNGFNFNQSIIDSTGRVVNTWADVINRANLGMEVMHERNAHNFPLDLAAGEATPVALTAPSING, from the coding sequence ATGACGACAACCTTACAGCAGCGCGAGAGCGCCAATCTGTGGGACCGCTTTTGCGAGTGGGTCGCCTCTACCGAAAACCGCCTATATATCGGCTGGTTCGGTGTGTTGATGATCCCCACCCTCTTAAGCGCCACCGTTTGCTACATCATTGCCTTCATCGCCGCTCCCCCCGTTGACATCGACGGTATCCGGGAACCCGTTGCTGGTTCTTTGCTGTACGGAAACAACATCATCTCTGGTGCTGTTGTTCCTTCTTCTAACGCAATTGGTCTGCACTTCTACCCGATATGGGAAGCAGCCAGCTTGGATGAGTGGCTCTACAATGGTGGCCCTTACCAGCTCGTGATTTTCCACTTCCTCATCGGCATCTTCTGCTACATGGGTCGTGAGTGGGAACTCTCCTACCGCTTAGGAATGCGTCCTTGGATCTGCGTCGCTTACTCTGCACCTGTTGCAGCCGCTTCCGCAGTGTTCTTGATCTACCCGATCGGACAAGGTTCTTTCTCTGACGGTATGCCCTTGGGTATCTCTGGAACCTTCAACTTCATGTTGGTGTTCCAAGCTGAGCACAACATCCTGATGCACCCCTTCCATATGTTGGGTGTTGCCGGTGTGTTCGGTGGTTCCTTGTTCAGTGCCATGCACGGTTCTTTGGTGACCTCCAGCTTAGTTCGTGAGACCTCTGAAACCGAATCTCAAAACTACGGTTACAAATTCGGTCAAGAAGAAGAAACCTACAACATCGTTGCAGCTCACGGCTACTTCGGTCGTTTAATCTTCCAATATGCTTCCTTCAACAACAGCCGTTCCTTGCACTTCTTCTTAGCTGCTTGGCCGGTTGTGGGTATCTGGTTCACCGCTTTAGGTGTGTCCACGATGGCCTTTAACTTGAACGGATTCAACTTCAACCAGTCGATCATTGATTCCACTGGTCGTGTGGTCAACACCTGGGCCGACGTGATCAACCGCGCTAACCTGGGTATGGAAGTGATGCACGAGCGTAATGCTCACAACTTCCCCCTCGACTTGGCTGCTGGCGAAGCAACTCCCGTTGCTTTGACTGCTCCTTCGATCAACGGTTAA
- the cofG gene encoding 7,8-didemethyl-8-hydroxy-5-deazariboflavin synthase subunit CofG: MLTPSASRRITYSPAYTLVPTYECFNRCSYCNFRQDPGKSPWLELPEAEQILKSLMGTGIKEILILSGEVHPNSEKRPDWCDRLYELCELALGLGFLPHTNAGPLSFQEMAKLKTVNVSMGLMVEQVTPSLGETVHRHAPSKVPSLRLQQLAWAGELKIPFTTGLLLGIGETPGDRQGTLEAIGQIHQRWGHIQEVIIQPYRLGTHQSGEAPRFDLRELPAEVARARQILPEAVALQVPPNLIEEPEILLACLEAGCRDLGGIGPTDEVNPDYPHLQVDRLKRILEPAGWELVERSPVYPQYHQGLSPRLRSHLIQAGYD, from the coding sequence ATGCTGACTCCTTCTGCCTCCCGTCGGATCACCTACAGTCCCGCCTACACCTTGGTTCCAACCTACGAATGCTTTAACCGCTGTAGCTACTGCAACTTTCGTCAGGACCCGGGTAAAAGCCCCTGGTTAGAATTACCCGAGGCGGAACAAATCCTGAAATCTCTTATGGGGACTGGGATTAAGGAAATTTTAATTCTCAGTGGCGAAGTGCATCCGAATTCTGAGAAGCGTCCAGACTGGTGCGATCGCCTTTATGAGTTATGTGAATTGGCCCTGGGACTAGGATTTCTGCCCCATACCAATGCCGGTCCCCTCAGTTTTCAGGAAATGGCAAAGCTGAAAACCGTTAATGTTTCAATGGGATTAATGGTGGAACAGGTGACCCCGAGTTTGGGGGAAACCGTACATCGTCACGCCCCCAGCAAGGTGCCATCCCTGCGACTGCAACAATTAGCATGGGCGGGAGAACTGAAAATTCCCTTTACAACGGGATTATTATTGGGAATTGGGGAGACTCCAGGCGATCGCCAAGGGACTTTAGAGGCGATCGGTCAAATTCACCAGCGCTGGGGCCATATCCAGGAAGTGATTATCCAACCCTATCGCCTGGGAACTCACCAAAGCGGGGAGGCCCCCAGATTCGACTTGAGGGAATTACCCGCAGAGGTTGCTAGAGCTAGACAGATTTTACCCGAGGCAGTCGCCTTGCAAGTCCCGCCCAATTTAATTGAGGAACCGGAGATTTTATTAGCTTGCTTAGAGGCGGGATGCCGAGATTTAGGCGGAATCGGACCGACGGATGAAGTTAATCCGGACTATCCTCATCTCCAGGTTGATAGACTGAAACGGATATTAGAACCCGCCGGGTGGGAATTAGTCGAGCGATCGCCGGTTTATCCGCAATATCATCAAGGGTTAAGTCCTCGGCTGCGATCGCACCTGATCCAGGCTGGATATGATTAA